From one Streptomyces chromofuscus genomic stretch:
- a CDS encoding alpha-1,4-glucan--maltose-1-phosphate maltosyltransferase: MPATHHSSAPPTTSTDSTEARPLRPVDAGSRAPEPPSAGDVTTVGRIPVLDVRPVVQRGRRPAKAVTGETFEISATVFREGHDAVAANLVLRDPDGLPGPWTPMRELAPGTDRWGATVTAGRPGLWTYTVEAWGDPVTTWRQHARIKIPAGIDTDLVLEEGARLYERAAEGTRDGERSVLLTAVAALRDETRPAASRLAAALTPEVDAVLSRCPLRELVTASEPLPLLVERERALFGSWYEFFPRSEGTPERPHGTFRTAARRLPAIAAMGFDVVYLPPIHPIGTTFRKGRNNTLSAGPDDVGVPWAIGSPEGGHDTVHPDLGTLEDFDWFVARAHDNGLEIALDFALQCSPDHPWVDKHPQWFHHRPDGSVAHAENPPKKYQDIYPIAFDRDMDGLVAETLRVLRHWMAHGVRIFRVDNPHTKPVVFWERVIADVGRTDPDVVFLAEAFTRPAMMHTLAQIGFQQSYTYFTWRNTKQELTEYLTELSGEAASYMRPNFFVNTPDILHAYLQHGGRPAFEARAVLAATLSPTWGVYSGYELCENTPLREGSEEYHDSEKYQLKPRDWDDPNSIAPLITRLNAIRRQSPALRQLRDLRFHHADKEAVIAYSKRSGSNTVLVVVNLDPHHTQEATVSLDMPQLGLDWHESVPVRDELTGETYHWGRANYVRLEPGHRPAHILTVLRPSTPQIGGSPTT; encoded by the coding sequence ATGCCCGCAACGCACCACTCGTCAGCACCCCCGACAACCAGCACCGACAGCACCGAAGCACGTCCCTTGCGCCCGGTCGACGCCGGTTCGCGGGCCCCGGAGCCACCCTCCGCGGGCGACGTCACCACCGTTGGGCGCATACCGGTCCTCGACGTCCGCCCGGTCGTCCAGCGCGGGCGCCGGCCCGCGAAGGCGGTCACCGGCGAGACGTTCGAGATCTCGGCCACCGTGTTCCGCGAGGGCCATGACGCGGTCGCCGCCAACCTCGTGCTGAGGGATCCGGACGGCCTGCCCGGCCCCTGGACACCGATGCGCGAACTCGCCCCGGGAACCGACCGCTGGGGCGCCACCGTCACCGCCGGCCGGCCCGGCCTGTGGACGTACACCGTGGAGGCGTGGGGTGACCCGGTCACCACCTGGCGCCAGCACGCCCGGATCAAGATCCCGGCGGGGATCGACACGGACCTGGTCCTGGAGGAGGGCGCCCGGCTGTACGAGCGCGCCGCCGAAGGGACGCGGGACGGCGAGCGGTCCGTGCTGCTCACCGCCGTCGCCGCACTGCGCGACGAGACCCGCCCCGCCGCCTCCCGGCTGGCCGCCGCGTTGACGCCGGAGGTGGACGCGGTGCTGTCGCGGTGTCCGCTGCGGGAGTTGGTGACCGCGTCCGAGCCGCTGCCGCTGCTGGTGGAGCGGGAGCGGGCCCTGTTCGGCTCCTGGTACGAGTTCTTCCCCCGCTCGGAGGGCACACCCGAGCGCCCGCACGGCACGTTCCGCACCGCCGCCCGGCGGCTGCCGGCGATCGCGGCGATGGGCTTCGACGTCGTCTACCTGCCCCCGATCCACCCGATCGGCACCACCTTCCGCAAGGGCCGCAACAACACCCTGTCCGCCGGCCCCGACGACGTCGGCGTGCCCTGGGCGATCGGCTCCCCCGAGGGCGGCCACGACACCGTCCACCCCGACCTGGGCACCCTGGAGGACTTCGACTGGTTCGTCGCCCGCGCCCACGACAACGGCCTGGAGATCGCGCTCGACTTCGCCCTGCAGTGCTCCCCGGACCACCCGTGGGTGGACAAGCACCCCCAGTGGTTCCACCACCGCCCCGACGGCTCCGTCGCCCACGCGGAGAACCCGCCGAAGAAGTACCAGGACATCTACCCCATCGCCTTCGACCGCGACATGGACGGCCTGGTCGCCGAGACGCTGCGGGTGCTGCGGCACTGGATGGCCCACGGCGTGCGGATCTTCCGCGTGGACAACCCGCACACCAAACCGGTCGTGTTCTGGGAGCGGGTCATCGCCGACGTGGGCCGCACCGACCCGGACGTCGTCTTCCTGGCCGAGGCGTTCACCCGCCCGGCGATGATGCACACCCTGGCGCAGATCGGCTTCCAGCAGTCGTACACGTACTTCACCTGGCGCAACACCAAGCAGGAGCTGACGGAGTACCTTACCGAGCTGTCGGGCGAGGCCGCGAGCTACATGCGGCCGAACTTCTTCGTCAACACCCCCGACATCCTGCACGCCTACCTCCAGCACGGCGGCCGGCCCGCCTTCGAGGCCCGCGCCGTCCTCGCCGCCACCCTCTCCCCCACCTGGGGCGTCTACTCCGGCTACGAACTGTGCGAGAACACCCCCCTCAGGGAGGGCAGCGAGGAGTACCACGACTCGGAGAAGTACCAGCTCAAACCCCGCGACTGGGACGACCCGAACAGCATCGCCCCCCTCATCACACGGCTGAACGCGATCCGCCGGCAGAGCCCGGCGCTGCGGCAGTTGCGGGACCTGCGCTTCCACCACGCCGACAAGGAAGCGGTGATCGCCTACTCGAAGCGGTCGGGATCGAACACGGTTCTGGTGGTCGTCAACCTCGACCCCCACCACACCCAGGAGGCCACGGTCTCGTTGGACATGCCGCAACTCGGCCTGGACTGGCACGAGTCGGTGCCGGTGCGCGACGAGCTCACCGGCGAGACCTATCACTGGGGCAGGGCCAACTATGTGCGCCTGGAACCCGGCCACCGGCCGGCGCACATCCTCACCGTCCTGCGACCGTCCACCCCGCAGATCGGAGGGTCACCCACAACATGA
- a CDS encoding S8 family peptidase: MARTRARRLRRVGGLTAVTCAVVVSAGIPPAQAAPEGRIVGAGAPGSVGGSYVVTLKGGTTASSAAGRIAGEYGARISHIYGTALNGFAVRADAGQAARLAADPRVASVVQDTRVAVEDTRRNPPSWGLDRVDQRHLPLDRRYVAPDSAGRGVTVYVIDTGIRISHREFGGRAGHGWDFVGRDKSAGDGNGHGTHVAATVAGATLGVARKARVVSVRVLDSAGGGTTARVIAGIDWVTRHARKPAVANLSLGGPYNAQLDAAVRASIASGVTYTVAAGNDGLPAGPRSPAGVGEAITVGATDRTDTRPSFSNHGPALDLFAPGVSITSASHRGDTARATFSGTSMASPHVAGAAALHLADRPKATPAQVSRALVAGAVSGKVFGRGPGSPNKLLQVPRS; this comes from the coding sequence ATGGCACGGACGCGAGCACGGCGTCTGCGCCGGGTGGGGGGCCTGACCGCGGTGACGTGCGCCGTGGTCGTCTCGGCCGGTATCCCGCCCGCGCAGGCCGCGCCCGAGGGGCGGATCGTCGGGGCCGGAGCACCCGGTTCCGTCGGCGGGAGTTATGTGGTGACGCTCAAGGGCGGAACGACGGCCTCGTCGGCGGCCGGGAGGATCGCCGGGGAGTACGGGGCGAGAATCAGCCATATTTACGGCACCGCGCTGAACGGGTTCGCGGTACGGGCCGACGCCGGACAGGCCGCGCGGCTGGCGGCCGATCCGCGCGTCGCCTCCGTCGTCCAGGACACCCGCGTGGCCGTCGAGGACACCCGGAGGAACCCGCCGTCCTGGGGGCTGGACCGCGTCGACCAGCGGCATCTGCCGCTCGACCGGCGCTACGTCGCCCCCGACTCGGCGGGCAGGGGGGTCACGGTGTACGTCATCGACACCGGAATCCGGATCAGTCACCGGGAGTTCGGGGGACGGGCCGGTCACGGCTGGGACTTCGTCGGCCGGGACAAGTCCGCAGGTGACGGCAACGGGCACGGCACCCATGTCGCCGCCACCGTCGCCGGCGCGACCCTCGGCGTCGCCAGGAAGGCCAGGGTGGTCTCCGTCCGCGTGCTGGACAGCGCCGGCGGCGGTACGACCGCGCGGGTCATCGCCGGGATCGACTGGGTGACCAGGCACGCCCGCAAGCCGGCCGTCGCCAACCTCAGCCTGGGCGGTCCGTACAACGCCCAACTGGACGCCGCCGTACGCGCCTCCATCGCCTCCGGCGTGACGTACACCGTCGCCGCGGGCAACGACGGCCTCCCGGCCGGGCCGCGCTCCCCGGCGGGCGTCGGGGAGGCGATCACCGTCGGCGCCACGGACCGCACGGACACCCGGCCGTCCTTCTCCAACCACGGCCCGGCGCTGGACCTCTTCGCCCCGGGCGTGTCGATCACCTCGGCCTCGCACCGCGGCGACACCGCCAGGGCCACCTTCTCCGGTACGTCGATGGCGTCGCCGCACGTCGCGGGTGCCGCCGCGCTCCATCTGGCCGACCGGCCGAAGGCCACACCGGCGCAGGTCTCCAGGGCGCTGGTGGCGGGCGCGGTCTCCGGGAAGGTCTTCGGGCGGGGCCCCGGTTCACCGAACAAACTTCTTCAAGTACCCCGGTCGTAG
- the treS gene encoding maltose alpha-D-glucosyltransferase — protein MIVNEPVQDTFEDTPAKDRDPDWFKRAVFYEVLVRSFQDSNGDGVGDLKGLTAKLDYLQWLGVDCLWLPPFFKSPLRDGGYDVSDYTAVLPEFGDLADFVEFVDAAHQRGMRVIIDFVMNHTSDQHPWFQESRRDPDGPYGDYYMWADDDKQYQDARIIFVDTEVSNWTFDPVRKQYFFHRFFSHQPDLNYENPAVQEEILSALRFWLDLGIDGFRLDAVPYLYAEEGTNCENLPATHEFLKRVRKEIDAHYPDTVLLAEANQWPEDVVDYFGDYSSGGDECHMAFHFPVMPRIFMAVRRESRYPVSEILAKTPAIPSGCQWGIFLRNHDELTLEMVTDEERDYMYAEYAKDPRMRANIGIRRRLAPLLDNDRNQIELFTALLMSLPGSPILYYGDEIGMGDNIWLGDRDAVRTPMQWTPDRNAGFSSSDPGRLFLPAIMDPVYGYQVTNVEASMASPSSLLHWTRRMIEIRKQNPAFGLGSYTELQSSNPAVLAFLREHGDDLVLCVHNFSRFPQPTELDLRAFNGRHPVELIGGVRFPAIGELPYLLTLAGHGFYWFRLRKDAA, from the coding sequence ATGATCGTCAACGAGCCCGTGCAGGACACCTTCGAGGACACGCCCGCCAAGGACCGCGACCCCGACTGGTTCAAGCGTGCCGTGTTCTACGAAGTCCTCGTCCGCTCCTTCCAGGACAGCAACGGCGACGGCGTCGGCGACCTCAAGGGCCTGACCGCCAAGCTCGACTACCTCCAGTGGCTGGGCGTCGACTGCCTCTGGCTCCCGCCCTTCTTCAAGTCCCCGCTGCGCGACGGCGGCTACGACGTGTCCGACTACACCGCCGTCCTGCCCGAGTTCGGCGACCTCGCCGACTTCGTGGAGTTCGTCGACGCCGCCCACCAGCGCGGCATGCGCGTCATCATCGACTTCGTCATGAACCACACCAGCGACCAGCACCCGTGGTTCCAGGAGTCGAGACGAGACCCCGACGGCCCCTACGGCGACTACTACATGTGGGCCGACGACGACAAGCAGTACCAGGACGCCCGAATCATCTTCGTCGACACGGAAGTCTCCAACTGGACCTTCGACCCGGTCCGCAAGCAGTACTTCTTCCACCGGTTCTTCTCCCACCAGCCGGACCTCAACTACGAGAACCCGGCCGTGCAGGAGGAGATCCTCTCGGCGCTGCGCTTCTGGCTGGACCTGGGCATCGACGGCTTCCGCCTGGACGCCGTGCCCTACCTGTACGCGGAGGAGGGCACCAACTGCGAAAACCTTCCGGCAACCCACGAGTTCCTGAAGCGGGTGCGCAAGGAGATCGACGCCCACTACCCGGACACGGTGCTGCTGGCCGAGGCCAACCAGTGGCCCGAGGACGTCGTCGACTACTTCGGCGACTACTCCTCCGGCGGCGACGAATGCCACATGGCGTTCCACTTCCCCGTCATGCCGCGCATCTTCATGGCCGTGCGGCGGGAATCCCGCTACCCGGTCTCGGAGATCCTCGCCAAGACCCCGGCGATTCCCTCGGGCTGTCAGTGGGGCATCTTCCTGCGCAACCACGACGAGCTCACGCTCGAGATGGTCACCGACGAAGAGCGCGACTACATGTACGCGGAGTACGCCAAGGACCCGCGCATGCGCGCCAACATCGGGATCAGGCGCCGGCTGGCCCCGCTGCTGGACAACGACCGCAACCAGATCGAGCTGTTCACCGCCCTGCTGATGTCGCTGCCCGGCAGCCCGATCCTCTACTACGGCGACGAGATCGGCATGGGCGACAACATCTGGCTCGGCGACCGCGACGCGGTGCGCACGCCGATGCAGTGGACGCCGGACCGCAACGCGGGCTTCTCGTCGTCCGACCCGGGCCGCCTGTTCCTTCCGGCCATCATGGACCCGGTCTACGGCTACCAGGTCACCAACGTCGAGGCGTCCATGGCGTCGCCCTCGTCGCTGCTGCACTGGACCCGCCGGATGATCGAGATCCGCAAGCAGAACCCCGCCTTCGGGCTCGGCTCGTACACCGAACTCCAGTCCTCCAACCCGGCCGTACTGGCGTTCCTGCGGGAGCACGGCGACGACCTCGTGCTGTGCGTGCACAACTTCTCCCGCTTCCCGCAGCCGACCGAACTCGACCTGCGCGCCTTCAACGGCCGTCATCCGGTCGAGCTGATCGGCGGGGTGCGCTTTCCCGCCATCGGCGAACTGCCGTACCTGCTCACCCTCGCGGGGCACGGCTTCTACTGGTTCCGGCTCCGCAAGGACGCCGCCTAG
- a CDS encoding M4 family metallopeptidase, translating into MRSSSSSSNGSSHRRTPRVAAVALAGVAAFLAAAVQSGAAAATPEQAPSASAQADPGSLPVKLTPAQRAALIREADAAQADTARELGLGAREKLLVRDVVKDADGTVHTRYERTYAGLPVLGGDLVVETSNSGATRSVTKATRATVEVPSLTPAVAEESAERQALRAARAEDAKSPAVSREPRKVVWAAGGEPVLAYETVVGGLQHDGTPQELHVVTDATTGEKLFEWEAVRNGTGHTVYSGTVPLTTTQSGSTYNLTDGARGNHRTYNLNRGTSGTGTLFSGPDDVWGNGSPSNLESAGADAHYGAALTWDYYKNVHGRSGIRGDGVGAYSRVHYGNNYVNAFWSDSCFCMTYGDGSGNANPLVSIDVAAHEMTHGLTSATAKLVYSGESGGLNEATSDILGAAVEFHANNASDVGDYLIGEEIDINGDGTPLRYMDQPSKDGASKDNWYSGIGSIDVHYSSGPANHFFYLLSEGSGAKTINGVSYNSPTADGLPVTGIGRAKAEQIWFKALTTKFTSTTNYAGARTGTLAVAGELYGTTSAEYKAVQDAWAGVAVGSRPGGPGGGTSFENTADVSIPDNGAAVTSSITVSGRAGNAPSNLQVGVDIVHTWRGDLVIDLLAPDGTAYRLKNFSSSDSADNVNTTYTVNASSELANGTWRLRVQDQAAQDTGYINGWKLTFP; encoded by the coding sequence TTGAGAAGCAGTTCCTCATCGAGCAACGGTTCCTCCCACAGACGCACCCCCCGCGTTGCGGCCGTCGCCCTGGCAGGCGTCGCCGCGTTCCTCGCCGCCGCCGTGCAGTCCGGCGCCGCGGCGGCCACCCCGGAGCAGGCCCCGTCGGCATCGGCGCAGGCCGACCCGGGCTCCCTGCCGGTCAAGCTCACCCCGGCCCAGCGCGCGGCGCTGATCCGTGAGGCCGACGCCGCACAGGCGGACACCGCACGGGAGCTGGGCCTGGGCGCCCGGGAGAAGCTCCTGGTCCGGGACGTCGTCAAGGACGCCGACGGCACGGTCCACACCCGCTACGAGCGGACGTACGCCGGCCTGCCGGTCCTCGGCGGCGACCTGGTCGTCGAGACGTCGAACTCCGGCGCCACCCGCAGCGTCACCAAGGCGACCCGCGCCACCGTCGAGGTGCCCTCGCTGACACCCGCGGTCGCCGAGGAGAGCGCCGAGCGGCAGGCGCTGCGCGCCGCCCGCGCCGAGGACGCCAAGAGCCCCGCCGTCAGCCGCGAGCCCCGCAAGGTCGTCTGGGCCGCGGGCGGGGAGCCGGTCCTCGCCTACGAGACGGTCGTCGGCGGCCTCCAGCACGACGGCACCCCGCAGGAACTGCACGTCGTCACCGACGCCACCACCGGAGAGAAGCTCTTCGAGTGGGAGGCGGTGAGGAACGGCACCGGGCACACGGTGTACAGCGGCACGGTCCCGCTCACCACGACGCAGTCCGGCTCGACGTACAACCTCACCGACGGCGCACGCGGCAACCACCGCACCTACAACCTCAACCGCGGCACGTCCGGCACCGGCACGCTCTTTTCCGGCCCGGACGACGTCTGGGGCAACGGCAGCCCGTCCAACCTGGAGTCGGCCGGCGCCGACGCCCACTACGGGGCCGCGCTGACCTGGGACTACTACAAGAACGTGCACGGCCGCAGCGGCATCCGCGGCGACGGCGTCGGCGCCTACTCCCGGGTGCACTACGGCAACAACTACGTCAACGCGTTCTGGTCCGACAGCTGCTTCTGCATGACGTACGGCGACGGCTCGGGCAACGCCAACCCGCTCGTCTCGATCGATGTGGCCGCACACGAGATGACGCACGGCCTGACGTCGGCGACCGCGAAGCTCGTCTACAGCGGCGAGTCCGGCGGCCTGAACGAGGCGACCTCCGACATCCTCGGCGCGGCCGTCGAGTTCCACGCGAACAACGCCTCCGACGTCGGTGACTACCTCATCGGCGAGGAGATCGACATCAACGGCGACGGCACACCGCTGCGCTACATGGACCAGCCGAGCAAGGACGGCGCGTCGAAGGACAACTGGTACTCGGGCATCGGCTCCATCGACGTGCACTACTCCTCCGGCCCCGCGAACCACTTCTTCTACCTGCTGAGCGAGGGCAGCGGCGCCAAGACGATCAACGGCGTCAGCTACAACTCGCCGACCGCGGACGGGCTGCCGGTCACCGGCATCGGCCGGGCGAAGGCGGAGCAGATCTGGTTCAAGGCGCTCACCACGAAGTTCACCTCCACCACCAACTACGCGGGCGCCCGCACCGGCACGCTGGCGGTCGCCGGCGAGCTGTACGGCACGACGAGCGCCGAGTACAAGGCGGTGCAGGACGCGTGGGCGGGCGTCGCGGTCGGTTCGCGCCCCGGCGGCCCGGGCGGCGGCACGTCCTTCGAGAACACCGCCGACGTGTCGATCCCGGACAACGGGGCGGCCGTGACCTCCTCCATCACCGTGTCCGGGCGGGCGGGCAACGCCCCGTCGAACCTCCAGGTGGGCGTGGACATCGTGCACACCTGGCGCGGTGACCTGGTGATCGACCTGCTGGCCCCGGACGGGACGGCGTACCGCCTGAAGAACTTCAGCTCCTCGGACTCGGCGGACAACGTCAACACCACCTACACCGTCAACGCCTCCTCGGAACTTGCCAACGGCACCTGGCGGCTGCGGGTCCAGGACCAGGCGGCACAGGACACCGGCTACATCAACGGCTGGAAGCTGACGTTCCCGTAA
- a CDS encoding DUF1990 domain-containing protein: MSFTYEDVGGTREAGFCPPGFHALHVRARIGEGERVFHRAAEAVCTWEMHRATGMGVEATADRAAPGVDVTVTLAGLIKAPCRVVWTVSEYRRAGWAYGTLTGHPECGEEAFVVERTGDGTVWLTVSAFSRPAKWYARAGGPANRGLQAAFARRCGAAVRRLCADAAEW, encoded by the coding sequence ATGTCGTTCACGTACGAGGATGTCGGCGGGACCCGCGAGGCGGGTTTCTGCCCGCCCGGCTTCCACGCCCTGCACGTGCGGGCCCGCATCGGCGAGGGCGAGCGGGTGTTCCACCGGGCCGCCGAGGCGGTGTGCACCTGGGAGATGCACCGCGCCACGGGCATGGGCGTCGAGGCCACCGCGGACCGCGCCGCCCCCGGCGTCGACGTCACCGTCACCCTCGCCGGGCTGATCAAGGCGCCGTGCCGGGTCGTCTGGACGGTGTCCGAGTACCGCCGCGCGGGCTGGGCCTACGGCACCCTGACCGGCCACCCCGAGTGCGGCGAGGAGGCTTTCGTGGTGGAGCGCACCGGCGACGGCACGGTGTGGCTGACGGTGTCGGCGTTCAGCCGGCCCGCCAAGTGGTACGCCCGGGCGGGCGGACCGGCCAACCGGGGCTTGCAGGCGGCGTTCGCGCGCAGGTGCGGGGCGGCCGTGCGCCGACTGTGCGCGGACGCCGCCGAGTGGTGA
- a CDS encoding glycosyltransferase family 1 protein encodes MKAIRRFTVRPVLPEPLRPLSDLARNLRWSWHTETRELFQSVDPERWAASGGDPVRLLGSVPPARLAELTEDRRFLRRLTTVADDLADYVTGERWYQAQSGDLPTAVAYFSPEFGITAALPQYSGGLGILAGDHLKAASDLGVPLIGVGLLYRHGYFRQTLSRDGWQQEHYPVLDPNELPVVLLKEEDDTPAQVNLALPGGRHLRARIWLAQVGRVPLLMLDSDVEENDLGERGVTDRLYGGGSEHRLLQEMLLGIGGVRAVRTYCRLTGHPEPEVFHTNEGHAGFLGLERIAELCDAGLDFDAGLEAVRAGTVFTTHTPVPAGIDRFDRELVARHFGPDAELPRIDVERILRLGMETYPGGEPNLFNMAVMGLRLAQRANGVSLLHGNVSREMFSGLWPGFDADEVPITSVTNGVHAPTWIAPEVFRLGARQVGAQRAEDAFTGAGEDRWDAVADIPDQDIWELRRDLREQLVTEVRQRLRASWRQRGAGTAELGWIDGVLDPDVLTIGFARRVPSYKRLTLMLRDRDRLMDLLLHPERPVQIVVAGKAHPADDGGKRLIQELVRFADDPRVRHRIVFLPDYGMAMAQKLYPGCDIWLNNPLRPLEACGTSGMKAALNGCLNVSVLDGWWDEWFQPDFGWAIPTADGAGTDADRRDDIEAAALYDLLEQRITPRFYERGPGGLPDRWIEMVRQTLTLLGPKVLAGRMVGEYVERLYAPAARAHRAMDPDAARELAGWKARVRRSWHGVRVDHVETSATRATAELGSTLTLRVRVALGDLAPDDVEVQAVSGRVDSEDRIADATTVPLKSAGGPDLEGRWVYEGPLSLDRTGPYGYTVRILPAHRLLATSAELGLVAVPTGDVVEGAGVLLR; translated from the coding sequence GTGAAGGCGATCCGTCGATTCACCGTCCGACCCGTTCTCCCCGAACCCCTTCGGCCGCTGAGTGACCTGGCGCGGAATCTGCGCTGGTCCTGGCACACGGAGACGCGCGAGCTGTTCCAGTCCGTCGATCCGGAGCGGTGGGCCGCGTCGGGCGGCGACCCGGTGCGGCTGCTGGGCAGCGTCCCTCCCGCGCGGCTCGCCGAGCTGACCGAGGACCGCCGCTTCCTGCGCCGGCTGACCACCGTCGCCGACGACCTGGCCGACTACGTCACCGGGGAGCGCTGGTACCAGGCGCAGTCCGGTGACCTGCCCACCGCCGTCGCCTACTTCTCGCCGGAGTTCGGCATCACGGCGGCCCTGCCGCAGTACTCCGGCGGCCTCGGCATCCTCGCCGGGGACCATCTCAAGGCGGCCAGCGACCTCGGCGTACCGCTGATCGGGGTGGGGCTGCTCTACCGGCACGGATACTTCCGACAGACCCTCTCCCGGGACGGCTGGCAGCAGGAGCACTACCCCGTCCTCGACCCCAACGAGCTGCCCGTCGTGCTGCTCAAGGAGGAGGACGACACACCCGCCCAGGTGAACCTCGCCCTGCCCGGCGGCCGGCACCTGCGCGCCCGGATCTGGCTGGCCCAGGTCGGCCGGGTGCCGCTGCTGATGCTCGACTCGGACGTCGAGGAGAACGACCTCGGCGAGCGGGGCGTCACCGACCGGCTGTACGGCGGCGGCAGCGAGCACCGGCTGTTGCAGGAGATGCTGCTCGGAATAGGAGGTGTGCGGGCCGTGCGGACGTACTGCCGGCTCACCGGGCATCCCGAGCCGGAGGTCTTCCACACCAACGAGGGACACGCCGGGTTCCTGGGGCTCGAACGCATCGCCGAACTGTGCGACGCCGGGCTCGACTTCGACGCCGGGCTGGAAGCCGTCCGCGCCGGTACCGTCTTCACCACCCACACGCCCGTCCCGGCCGGCATCGACCGGTTCGACCGGGAACTGGTCGCCCGGCACTTCGGACCGGACGCGGAACTCCCGCGCATCGACGTCGAGCGCATCCTCCGGCTCGGCATGGAGACGTACCCGGGCGGCGAGCCCAACCTGTTCAACATGGCCGTGATGGGGCTGCGCCTGGCCCAGCGCGCCAACGGCGTCTCGCTGCTGCACGGCAACGTCAGCCGCGAGATGTTCTCCGGGCTCTGGCCGGGATTCGACGCCGACGAGGTGCCGATCACCTCCGTCACCAACGGTGTGCACGCCCCGACCTGGATCGCGCCCGAGGTGTTCCGGCTCGGCGCCCGGCAGGTCGGCGCCCAGCGCGCGGAGGACGCCTTCACCGGCGCCGGCGAGGACCGCTGGGACGCCGTCGCCGACATCCCCGACCAGGACATCTGGGAGCTGCGCCGCGACCTGCGCGAGCAGTTGGTGACCGAGGTGCGCCAACGGCTGCGGGCCTCCTGGCGGCAGCGCGGGGCCGGGACGGCCGAGCTGGGCTGGATCGACGGCGTGCTCGACCCGGACGTCCTCACCATCGGGTTCGCGCGGCGCGTCCCGTCGTACAAGCGGCTGACGCTGATGCTGCGCGACCGCGACCGGCTGATGGACCTGCTGCTGCACCCCGAGCGGCCGGTGCAGATCGTCGTCGCGGGCAAGGCGCACCCGGCGGACGACGGCGGCAAGCGGCTCATCCAGGAACTGGTGCGGTTCGCCGACGATCCGCGGGTGCGGCACCGGATCGTGTTCCTGCCCGACTACGGCATGGCGATGGCGCAGAAGCTCTACCCCGGCTGCGACATCTGGCTGAACAACCCCCTGCGCCCCCTGGAGGCCTGCGGCACCAGCGGCATGAAGGCGGCGCTCAACGGCTGCCTCAACGTGTCCGTGCTGGACGGCTGGTGGGACGAGTGGTTCCAGCCCGACTTCGGCTGGGCGATCCCGACGGCGGACGGGGCGGGCACCGACGCCGACCGCCGCGACGACATCGAGGCGGCGGCACTGTACGACCTGCTCGAACAGCGGATCACCCCCCGCTTCTACGAGCGCGGGCCGGGCGGCCTGCCCGACCGCTGGATCGAGATGGTCCGTCAGACGCTGACGCTGCTCGGGCCCAAGGTCCTGGCGGGCCGCATGGTCGGCGAGTACGTCGAACGGCTGTACGCTCCCGCCGCCCGCGCCCATCGCGCGATGGACCCGGACGCGGCGCGCGAACTGGCCGGGTGGAAGGCCCGGGTGCGCCGGTCGTGGCACGGCGTGCGGGTCGACCACGTGGAGACCTCGGCCACCAGGGCGACCGCCGAACTCGGCTCGACCCTCACCCTCCGCGTCCGCGTCGCCCTCGGCGACCTCGCCCCGGACGACGTGGAGGTCCAGGCGGTCTCCGGCCGCGTCGACTCCGAGGACCGCATCGCCGACGCCACGACGGTCCCCCTGAAATCGGCGGGCGGACCGGACCTGGAGGGGCGGTGGGTGTACGAGGGCCCGCTGTCCCTGGACCGGACGGGACCCTACGGCTACACGGTGCGCATCCTGCCCGCCCACCGGCTGCTGGCGACGAGCGCGGAGCTGGGGCTGGTGGCGGTGCCGACGGGAGATGTGGTGGAGGGGGCGGGGGTGCTGTTGCGCTAG